Proteins from one Triticum aestivum cultivar Chinese Spring chromosome 7A, IWGSC CS RefSeq v2.1, whole genome shotgun sequence genomic window:
- the LOC123151397 gene encoding uncharacterized protein produces MSTAVPTESSKPKRRNARGNRTDPGWEHGEEVDAEKRTTRCKYCLLVKGGGVYRLKHHLAGTRFNVEPCEKVPDDVRKKFLKLLGVQAEKNDAKKRKFNTEMEETGACSKENTPADNNEDEAATNRFANKRRAQTTVNQFYKKEEREEVCAQICRVFYTNSISFNVVKDPEFIKMIEMIGNFGKGFKPPSYHEVRVKFLKLEVKRTMNLLSEYKEEWKKTGCTIMSDGWTDKKKRSICNFLVNSPKGTVFLASVDTSDISKTADKVFEMLDDIVEQVGEDNVVQIVTDNAANYKAAGELLMEKRKKLFWTPCAAHCIDLILEDFEKKIKMHQTTITKGRKITTYIYSRTMVLSWLREFTGGKDLVRPAVTRFATAYLTLGCLHEHKGALINMFTSTKWRGSRFNSAEGKVVQGIVLDSRGFWPNVATCLKAALPIIKVLRLVDSDEKPAMPFIYDEMDRAKDKIKQNFNNVKKSYNPIFNIIDERWRTQLHRPLHAAAYYLNPQCHYSDNFKPAEVKRGLYTCLEKMVPDLDERVKIDLQIDSFRSAEGLFGMQSAIMTRTKKSQLIGGIRMEMIALSCRGLQSEY; encoded by the exons ATGTCAACTGCTGTCCCAACCGAAAGTAGTAAGCCTAAGAGGAGGAATGCTCGTGGGAATCGGACTGACCCTGGCTGGGAACATGGAGAAGAAGTTGATGCTGAGAAGAGGACAACAAGATGCAAATATTGCCTTCTAGTTAAAGGTGGAGGTGTCTACAGACTGAAGCATCACTTGGCTGGGACAAGGTTTAATGTCGAGCCTTGCGAAAAAGTTCCCGATGATGTTCGAAAAAAGTTTCTCAAACTTCTGGGGGTCCAAGCAGAGAAGAATGATGCAAAGAAGAGGAAGTTTAACACAGAAATGGAGGAGACGGGTGCATGTTCGAAGGAGAATACTCCTGCTGATAACAATGAAGATGAGGCTGCGACAAATCGTTTCGCTAACAAGCGCAGAGCCCAAACAACGGTGAATCAGTTTTACAAGAAAGAAGAGAGAGAAGAGGTTTGTGCTCAAATTTGTCGGGTCTTCTATACCAATTCTATCTCATTTAATGTTGTCAAGGACCCAGAATTTATAAAGATGATTGAAATGATTGGAAACTTTGGTAAAGGTTTTAAACCTCCATCATATCATGAAGTGAGGGTAAAATTTCTCAAGCTGGAAGTTAAGAGAACAATGAATTTGCTCTCTGAATACAAAGAAGAGTGGAAAAAGACAGGATGTACAATTATGTCTGATGGATGGACAGATAAAAAGAAAAGGTCCATCTGCAACTTTTTAGTGAATAGCCCCAAAGGTACTGTCTTTCTCGCCTCAGTCGATACTTCTGACATTTCCAAGACAGCGGACAAAGTGTTTGAAATGTTAGATGATATTGTTGAGCAAGTAGGAGAAGATAATGTTGTTCAAATTGTAACGGACAATGCCGCTAACTATAAAGCAGCTGGTGAGCTATTGATGGAAAAGAGGAAAAAATTATTTTGGACTCCATGTGCAGCTCATTGTATTGATTTAATTCTTGAGGATTTTGAAAAGAAAATTAAGATGCATCAGACAACCATTACAAAGGGCAGAAAAATCACCACGTATATTTATTCTAGAACAATGGTTCTTTCTTGGTTGAGAGAGTTCACTGGAGGGAAGGATTTAGTTAGGCCAGCAGTGACAAGATTTGCTACTGCCTATTTGACTTTGGGTTGTCTGCATGAGCACAAGGGCGCATTAATCAATATGTTCACTTCAACAAAGTGGAGGGGTAGTAGATTTAATTCTGCAGAAGGGAAGGTCGTTCAAGGAATTGTTTTGGATAGCCGTGGGTTTTGGCCTAATGTTGCCACATGTCTGAAGGCTGCACTCCCAATTATAAAAGTTCTTCGATTGGTGGATTCAGATGAGAAGCCAGCAATGCCGTTCATCTATGATGAGATGGATCGTGCAAAAGATAAAATAAAGCAAAATTTTAACAATGTGAAGAAAAG CTACAATCCAATATTTAATATAATTGATGAGAGATGGCGTACACAACTTCATAGGCCTTTGCATGCTGCTGCATATTATTTGAATCCACAATGCCACTATAGTGATAATTTCAAGCCGGCTGAAGTAAAACGTGGCCTGTACACTTGTCTTGAAAAGATGGTTCCAGATTTAGATGAAAGAGTCAAGATAGATCTGCAGATTGATTCATTTAGGAGTGCCGAGGGCCTATTTGGAATGCAATCGGCTATTATGACAAGAACAAAAAAAAGCCAGCTGATTGGTGGGATTCGTATGGAGATGATTGCCCTGAGTTGCAGAGGTTTGCAATCAGAGTACTGA